From a single Lentisphaera profundi genomic region:
- a CDS encoding arylsulfatase: protein MAIYSKTHLGQKTCDIKVLIYLLFFSFGLMLPLFARERKANVILILADDQGWGDLSLHGNTNIRTPHIDSLAHQGAQFSRFYVSAVCAPTRASLLTGRYHWRTGVLGVDRGEERLNLDEVSLADILKKAGYATGCFGKWHNGSHYPYHPLGRGFDEFYGFCSGHWSNYFNTKMDHNGQEVQGKGFIADDLTNKAIEFIEENKDKPFFCYIPYNTPHSPFQVPDAFFDKVKKRGLKFASRYAEKEDKIKTMAALAMCENIDWNLGRVLAKLKELNLEDNTIVIYLSDNGPNSWRWNSGYKGKKSSLDEGGLRVPFLIRWPGEIEAGLKIEAMCTHIDLLPTLCDLLAIDFEIEKKLDGRSFRPLLKGEAPQMADRFLYSKQKQKISLRSNQYLATKKALYDLVNDPGQRVNLSQIKPDVYHAMQVSLKQMFGEIDDSSKDRLIPVGYREFPLTKLAVQDAGFSDTQIKFSSKYANEAWVKGWNDVNSFLFWEIDVQEEGLYQVELLYTAAQAGDDLLIECGEARLEARINEIFDPELIHSPDRVPRSETYEKPFKRVLLGQLNLSSGPKKLNLKCLKKQGDSFINVKALHLKLLK, encoded by the coding sequence TGTGATATTAAGGTTTTAATCTACTTACTTTTTTTTAGTTTTGGGCTGATGCTTCCGCTCTTTGCGAGGGAAAGAAAAGCAAACGTAATTTTGATTCTTGCGGATGATCAAGGCTGGGGTGATTTGAGCTTGCATGGCAATACGAATATAAGGACCCCCCATATTGATTCATTGGCTCATCAGGGGGCTCAGTTTAGTCGTTTTTATGTTTCTGCAGTTTGTGCACCCACGCGTGCTAGCCTATTAACAGGGCGCTACCACTGGCGTACAGGAGTGCTGGGCGTAGATCGGGGTGAAGAGCGTTTAAATTTGGATGAAGTAAGCCTCGCAGATATTCTGAAGAAAGCGGGGTATGCAACGGGATGTTTTGGCAAATGGCATAATGGATCTCATTATCCTTATCATCCACTTGGTCGTGGCTTTGATGAATTTTACGGATTTTGCAGTGGCCATTGGAGCAATTATTTTAACACAAAAATGGATCATAATGGGCAAGAAGTTCAGGGTAAAGGTTTTATTGCCGATGACCTTACCAATAAAGCCATAGAATTTATTGAAGAAAATAAGGATAAGCCCTTTTTTTGTTATATCCCCTACAATACGCCTCATTCACCCTTTCAGGTTCCCGATGCATTTTTTGATAAGGTGAAAAAGCGTGGTCTAAAATTTGCTTCACGCTATGCCGAGAAGGAAGATAAAATAAAGACGATGGCGGCTTTGGCGATGTGTGAAAATATTGACTGGAATTTGGGGCGTGTGTTAGCCAAACTCAAAGAGCTTAATTTAGAAGACAATACGATTGTGATTTACTTATCGGATAATGGACCCAATAGCTGGCGTTGGAACTCTGGATATAAAGGTAAAAAGAGTTCGCTGGATGAAGGTGGCTTACGCGTCCCCTTTTTGATTCGTTGGCCCGGTGAAATTGAAGCGGGTTTAAAAATTGAGGCGATGTGTACTCATATTGATTTACTCCCGACGCTCTGTGATTTGTTAGCTATTGATTTTGAAATCGAAAAAAAGTTGGATGGCCGCAGTTTTAGACCTTTGCTCAAGGGAGAAGCCCCGCAAATGGCTGATCGCTTCTTATATTCGAAACAAAAGCAGAAAATAAGTCTGCGTAGCAATCAATACCTCGCCACTAAAAAGGCTTTGTATGACCTTGTAAATGACCCTGGACAAAGAGTTAATTTAAGCCAAATAAAGCCTGATGTGTATCACGCGATGCAAGTCTCACTGAAGCAAATGTTCGGCGAAATTGATGACTCAAGTAAAGATCGTTTAATTCCCGTCGGGTATCGAGAGTTTCCACTAACGAAATTGGCGGTTCAGGACGCAGGCTTTAGTGATACTCAGATTAAATTTAGCTCTAAATATGCCAATGAAGCTTGGGTAAAAGGCTGGAATGATGTGAATTCATTTTTGTTTTGGGAAATAGATGTTCAAGAAGAGGGTCTTTATCAAGTAGAGCTTTTGTATACGGCAGCGCAAGCGGGTGATGACTTGCTAATTGAATGTGGCGAAGCCAGGCTTGAGGCACGAATTAATGAAATTTTTGACCCTGAATTGATTCACAGTCCGGATCGAGTTCCACGTAGTGAAACTTACGAAAAACCATTTAAACGAGTTCTTTTAGGCCAACTGAACTTATCGTCAGGACCCAAGAAATTGAACTTGAAATGTTTGAAAAAACAGGGCGATTCATTTATCAATGTAAAAGCCCTACACTTAAAATTACTAAAGTAG